The Oncorhynchus masou masou isolate Uvic2021 unplaced genomic scaffold, UVic_Omas_1.1 unplaced_scaffold_1415, whole genome shotgun sequence genome includes a window with the following:
- the LOC135530776 gene encoding uncharacterized protein LOC135530776 produces MNLSEENRTVVVSGVPDTLSSSRMADKLVIHFQSSRSHGGDVENIKYPTSFKGVAFVTFENTRDAEMVIRKKQIMCDKEFPQDYPITVFKFTQDVLFYVNAKVDLSICGDEEQQETVIRSLQSAHRSVRICLLPSQEGKASVEGPFSAIRDLREDLLQRATASSSSHPGEKHGAPWSSGYSLTSVAAGNGVSQVSSSHPGEKHGAPSSSGYSLTSVAAGNGVSQVSSSHPGEKHGAPSELWLLPDLSGSREWGIPGQQQSPRGEARGAIELWLLPDLSGSREWGIPGQQQSPRGEARGAIELWLLPDLSGSREWGIPGQQRSCLGKAQSSISIKP; encoded by the exons ATGAACCTCTCAGAGGAGAACAGGACAGTCGTGGTCTCTGGTGTACCAGACACACTGTCCAGCAGCCGCATGGCAGACAAACTGGTTATTCACTTCCAGAGCTCCAGAAGCCACGGAGGAGATGTAGAAAACATCAAGTACCCGACCAGCTTCAAGGGGGTGGCTTTTGTTACATTTGAAAACACCAGAG ATGCTGAGATGGTAATCAGAAAGAAGCAGATAATGTGTGACAAGGAGTTCCCTCAAGACTACCCTATCACTGTATTCAAATTCACCCAAGAC GTGTTGTTCTACGTGAACGCTAAAGTGGACCTGTCAATCTGCGGTGACGAGGAACAGCAGGAGACCGTGATCCGAAGCTTGCAGTCTGCTCACAGATCAGTGAGGATCTGCCTTCTACCCAGCCAGGAGGGTAAAGCTTCAGTGGAGGGACCCTTCTCTGCCATCAGGGACCTGAGGGAGGACCTGCTCCAGCGGGCCACTGCCAGCAGCAGCAGTCACCCAGGGGAGAAGCACGGGGCTCCATGGAGCTCTGGTTACTCCCTGACCTCCGTGGCAGCAGGGAATGGGGTATCCCAGGTCAGCAGCAGTCACCCAGGGGAGAAGCACGGGGCGCCATCGAGCTCTGGTTACTCCCTGACCTCTGTGGCAGCAGGGAATGGGGTATCCCAGGTCAGCAGCAGTCACCCAGGGGAGAAGCACGGGGCGCCATCGGAGCTCTGGTTACTCCCTGACCTCAGTGGCAGCAGGGAATGGGGTATCCCAGGTCAGCAGCAGTCACCCAGGGGAGAAGCACGGGGCGCCATCGAGCTCTGGTTACTCCCTGACCTCAGTGGCAGCAGGGAATGGGGTATCCCAGGTCAGCAGCAGTCACCCAGGGGAGAAGCACGGGGCGCCATCGAGCTCTGGTTACTCCCTGACCTCAGTGGCAGCAGGGAATGGGGTATCCCAGGTCAGCAGCGGTCATGCCTGGGAAAAGCACAGAGCTCCATCTCCATCAAGCCATGA